In Jejubacter calystegiae, the following are encoded in one genomic region:
- a CDS encoding glycosyltransferase produces MDYISFSVLLSLYNKEKENNLDTCLKSLYEQSLKPEQVVIVFDGYIDEGLRAVVSKYSEILPISTVPLEKNVGLGNALNIGMKYCRNEIVARMDTDDICCSDRFIKQISYINENPDIAIVGSMIDEYNEDFSIRLGRRITVCEHEDIVGYAKKRNPFNHMTVVFRKSFILSVGGYRHHLYMEDYNLWLRVLSTGKKTYNFKESLVKVRTGTSMLKRRKGIPYILSEFKLAKLKYALGYQGIGGAIGVLFIRSLPRLLPVNILTAVYNTLRTKR; encoded by the coding sequence ATGGATTACATATCATTTTCAGTGTTGTTATCATTATATAATAAAGAAAAGGAAAATAACCTTGATACCTGCTTGAAAAGCCTTTATGAACAATCGCTCAAGCCAGAGCAGGTTGTTATAGTTTTTGACGGGTATATTGATGAAGGTTTGCGTGCTGTAGTGTCTAAATATAGTGAAATATTACCTATATCTACTGTTCCGCTGGAAAAAAATGTTGGGCTCGGTAACGCCCTGAACATAGGGATGAAATATTGTAGGAATGAAATTGTTGCCAGAATGGATACTGACGATATTTGCTGCTCGGACCGTTTTATAAAACAGATATCATATATTAACGAAAATCCTGATATAGCAATAGTCGGTTCTATGATCGATGAATACAACGAAGATTTTTCTATTCGACTGGGACGACGCATAACAGTTTGTGAACATGAAGATATTGTGGGTTACGCAAAAAAAAGAAATCCTTTTAACCATATGACAGTTGTATTCCGTAAAAGCTTCATTCTTTCTGTTGGTGGTTATAGGCATCATCTTTATATGGAGGACTATAATCTTTGGCTTAGAGTGTTGTCTACGGGAAAAAAAACATATAATTTTAAAGAGAGCTTGGTAAAAGTTAGGACAGGAACGTCTATGCTCAAACGTCGCAAAGGTATCCCATATATTTTAAGTGAATTTAAGTTGGCAAAACTAAAATATGCACTGGGCTATCAGGGAATAGGAGGAGCTATTGGTGTTTTATTTATCCGCTCTTTGCCCAGGTTATTACCAGTGAATATTTTGACAGCGGTATACAATACACTTAGAACTAAAAGGTGA
- a CDS encoding glycosyltransferase, with protein MISIIITIYNREKTIKAALLSCLEQNSNDYEIILVDDGSTDKSVDVISSYIDNKKIFYLHQENRGAAAAKNKGAEIARGEYILFLDSDDALFDQNVISDISDIIYTKDVDFLCYSNIMIEKDNNRFIQREKIKSGDIKKHLFESPLNYAGKPPYVFKKSFFINAGGFDEASKWGDALIFWRRFFLLRPKVFIKDSIGYLYNQDGIDSISRNRSEGFYLNALDVMSRCYKENYDVIYGISAEKKWQFIFILYAFKSKNKPIIKAYIKTFLSGRWYHIPSALLYIIRTKVIK; from the coding sequence ATGATTAGTATTATTATTACGATTTACAATCGTGAGAAAACAATTAAAGCAGCCCTATTGAGCTGCCTGGAACAAAATAGTAATGATTATGAGATTATTTTGGTCGATGACGGCTCTACAGATAAATCTGTAGATGTTATCTCCTCTTATATAGATAATAAGAAGATTTTTTATCTTCATCAGGAAAATCGTGGAGCTGCGGCTGCTAAAAATAAAGGAGCAGAAATTGCTCGTGGTGAGTATATACTGTTTCTGGATAGTGACGATGCTCTCTTCGATCAGAATGTTATTTCTGACATATCAGATATTATTTATACAAAAGATGTTGATTTTCTTTGCTATAGTAATATTATGATAGAAAAAGATAACAATAGATTTATCCAAAGAGAAAAAATAAAATCAGGTGATATAAAAAAACATTTGTTCGAATCACCACTTAACTATGCAGGAAAACCGCCGTATGTTTTTAAAAAGAGTTTTTTCATAAATGCCGGTGGTTTTGATGAAGCATCAAAATGGGGAGATGCTTTAATATTTTGGCGTCGTTTTTTTTTACTGAGGCCTAAAGTATTTATCAAAGATAGTATAGGCTATCTATATAATCAGGATGGTATCGATAGCATTAGTCGAAATAGGTCAGAGGGGTTTTATCTTAATGCACTTGACGTCATGTCTAGATGTTATAAAGAAAATTATGATGTTATATATGGCATAAGCGCTGAGAAAAAATGGCAATTTATTTTTATATTATATGCGTTTAAGTCAAAAAATAAACCAATAATCAAAGCGTATATTAAAACGTTCCTCTCTGGTCGGTGGTATCATATACCTTCAGCTTTGTTATATATCATAAGGACAAAGGTAATTAAATGA
- a CDS encoding glycosyltransferase family 2 protein translates to MDADLHKIKVDVVLACYNGEKFIAEQIDSILNQSHKNISLIITDDGSSDKTSNIIELYQQTDNRVIVISKERAGGVIQNFERGLSASSSDYIMLSDQDDIWHTDKIKICLEKAVKEECGKENGPLLIYSDLCLVNERLDVISTSFYQYSGLNPERNLHIENLSWMGSVMGCTILMNRAALNLVLPFRYPLVMHDHWLAFKTLESGRIFYLDKPLVYYRQHSENVSGGLGGNKNIFKRMLDVNRYRQMTKRVDAVRSMNNVDSFTKKMFFLKTIIKSIPRCETIKYPVLFLLLFMFSKRKF, encoded by the coding sequence ATGGATGCTGACCTCCATAAGATAAAAGTAGATGTCGTATTAGCTTGTTATAATGGTGAAAAGTTCATAGCGGAACAGATTGATTCAATATTAAACCAATCGCATAAAAATATTTCCTTAATTATAACTGATGATGGTTCGAGTGATAAAACCAGTAATATAATTGAATTATACCAACAAACAGATAATCGAGTGATTGTCATAAGTAAGGAAAGAGCTGGAGGTGTCATTCAGAACTTTGAAAGAGGATTAAGTGCCAGTAGTTCTGATTATATTATGCTCAGCGATCAAGATGATATCTGGCATACGGATAAAATAAAAATTTGTCTGGAGAAGGCCGTAAAAGAGGAATGCGGCAAGGAAAACGGACCTTTGCTTATCTATAGTGATCTATGTCTGGTAAACGAAAGGTTAGATGTCATCTCTACTAGTTTTTATCAATATTCTGGGCTAAATCCCGAGCGAAATCTACATATTGAAAATTTAAGTTGGATGGGGTCTGTTATGGGATGTACCATATTAATGAATCGTGCAGCCCTCAATTTGGTATTACCTTTTCGTTACCCCCTTGTTATGCATGATCACTGGCTAGCCTTTAAAACTCTCGAATCTGGAAGGATATTTTATCTTGATAAGCCATTAGTCTACTATAGACAACATTCTGAGAATGTATCTGGTGGGCTTGGTGGTAACAAAAATATATTTAAACGAATGTTGGATGTGAATCGTTATAGACAAATGACAAAGCGAGTTGATGCTGTTAGGTCTATGAATAATGTTGATAGTTTTACAAAGAAAATGTTTTTTTTGAAAACCATAATTAAATCTATACCAAGGTGTGAAACAATTAAATATCCAGTGTTATTTTTGCTCTTATTCATGTTCAGCAAAAGAAAATTTTAA
- the wzzB gene encoding LPS O-antigen chain length determinant protein WzzB → MNQNSQAAQGVSRSPETVDLLDLLMQLWRGKKTIIAFVIIFILLTVAYLFVAKEKWSSSAIVTLPDSGQIANYSNSMGIIYSQNRGSAPSVSDIQNRFFTRFNSLISALSEELDNQEKPESLAIEPAVKGQSVPLKISYVGSSAEEARKTLTAYIDKINQRVIDELNADLVTNINATMKDLKSSLDAQEASAKAQREQRLEILRQALKVAEQSNIKDTMVRQAETLSEDTLFVLGTDALSATLKNESTRPLPLKDQYYNTLQSYLAVKALAQKPDISSSFHYVMKPNLPVRRDSPKRGLTLVLAALLGGMIGSGVVLVRNALRNYKPAA, encoded by the coding sequence ATGAACCAGAATTCTCAGGCGGCACAAGGTGTAAGCCGCTCGCCGGAAACGGTCGATCTGCTGGATCTGCTGATGCAGCTGTGGCGCGGTAAAAAAACCATTATCGCCTTTGTGATTATCTTTATTCTGCTGACCGTGGCTTATCTGTTTGTGGCTAAGGAAAAGTGGAGCTCTTCAGCGATTGTGACGCTGCCGGATTCCGGACAGATTGCTAACTACAGTAACTCGATGGGAATTATCTATAGCCAGAATCGGGGATCGGCACCGTCAGTTAGCGATATCCAGAATCGTTTCTTTACCCGCTTTAACTCTCTGATTTCGGCACTTTCCGAAGAGCTGGATAATCAGGAAAAACCAGAGTCATTAGCCATTGAACCAGCGGTAAAAGGACAGTCGGTACCGCTTAAAATCAGCTACGTCGGCTCCAGCGCTGAAGAAGCGCGTAAAACCCTCACTGCCTATATTGATAAGATTAACCAGCGGGTTATTGATGAACTGAACGCTGATTTGGTGACCAATATCAACGCCACCATGAAGGATCTTAAGAGCTCGCTGGATGCTCAGGAAGCCTCGGCAAAGGCCCAGCGCGAGCAGCGGCTGGAGATTCTGCGTCAGGCGCTAAAGGTGGCCGAGCAGAGCAATATCAAGGATACTATGGTTAGACAGGCGGAGACCCTTTCTGAGGATACGCTGTTTGTGCTGGGAACCGATGCGTTGTCGGCAACCCTTAAGAATGAATCTACCCGCCCGCTGCCATTGAAAGATCAGTACTATAATACCCTGCAGTCCTATCTGGCGGTGAAGGCACTGGCCCAGAAGCCGGATATCAGTAGCTCATTCCACTATGTGATGAAGCCTAATCTGCCGGTACGGCGTGATAGCCCGAAGCGTGGCCTGACGCTGGTACTGGCGGCGTTACTGGGTGGGATGATTGGTTCCGGCGTGGTGTTGGTTCGCAACGCGCTGCGTAACTATAAGCCTGCCGCGTAA
- the gndA gene encoding NADP-dependent phosphogluconate dehydrogenase has translation MSKQQIGVVGMAVMGRNLALNIESRGYTVSVFNRSREKTDEVIAENPSKKLVPHFTVQEFVESLEKPRRILLMVKAGEGTDKTIESLKPYLEKGDILIDGGNTFFQDTIRRNRELSAEGFNFIGTGVSGGEEGALKGPSIMPGGQKEAYELVAPILKQIAAVAEDGEPCVAYIGADGAGHYVKMVHNGIEYGDMQLIAEAYSLLKHGLNLSNEELATTFSEWNKGELSSYLIDITKDIFTKKDDAGNYLVDVILDEAANKGTGKWTSQSSLDLGEPLSLITESVFARYISSLKEQRVAASKVLTGPQSQPFAGDKAEFSEKVRRALYLGKIVSYAQGFSQLRAASDEYNWDLNYGEIAKIFRAGCIIRAQFLQKITDAYEQNPAIANLLLAPYFKQIADEYQQALRDVVAYAVQNGIPTPTFSAAISYYDSYRSAVLPANLIQAQRDYFGAHTYKRTDKEGVFHTEWLED, from the coding sequence ATGTCCAAACAACAAATCGGCGTTGTCGGTATGGCAGTGATGGGGCGCAATCTGGCGCTCAACATCGAAAGCCGTGGCTATACCGTTTCCGTTTTCAACCGCTCCCGTGAAAAGACCGACGAAGTGATTGCCGAAAATCCCAGCAAGAAGTTGGTGCCGCACTTTACGGTACAGGAGTTTGTTGAATCCCTTGAAAAGCCGCGTCGTATCCTGTTGATGGTGAAGGCCGGTGAGGGCACTGATAAGACTATCGAGTCGCTGAAGCCGTACCTGGAAAAAGGGGATATCCTGATCGACGGTGGTAATACCTTCTTCCAGGACACTATCCGTCGCAACCGTGAACTCTCTGCCGAAGGCTTCAATTTTATCGGTACCGGGGTTTCTGGTGGTGAAGAGGGGGCGCTGAAAGGGCCTTCCATTATGCCTGGCGGTCAGAAAGAAGCTTATGAGCTGGTGGCACCGATCCTGAAGCAGATTGCTGCCGTTGCCGAAGACGGTGAGCCCTGTGTGGCCTATATTGGCGCAGACGGTGCCGGTCACTATGTGAAGATGGTGCATAACGGTATCGAATACGGCGATATGCAGCTGATTGCTGAAGCCTATTCCCTGCTCAAGCACGGTCTGAACCTGTCCAATGAAGAGCTGGCGACTACCTTCTCTGAGTGGAACAAAGGTGAACTAAGCAGCTACCTGATCGATATTACCAAGGATATCTTCACCAAAAAAGACGATGCTGGTAACTATCTGGTCGACGTAATTCTGGACGAAGCGGCGAACAAAGGCACCGGTAAATGGACCAGCCAGAGCTCGCTGGATCTCGGTGAACCGCTGTCATTAATCACTGAGTCAGTATTCGCACGCTATATCTCTTCCCTGAAAGAGCAGCGTGTGGCGGCTTCTAAAGTGCTGACCGGTCCGCAGTCTCAGCCTTTCGCGGGTGATAAAGCCGAATTTAGCGAAAAAGTACGTCGTGCCCTGTACCTGGGTAAAATCGTCTCCTATGCGCAGGGCTTCTCACAGCTGCGCGCTGCGTCTGACGAATACAACTGGGATCTCAACTACGGCGAAATCGCCAAAATCTTCCGCGCTGGTTGCATTATCCGTGCTCAATTCCTGCAGAAGATCACCGATGCCTATGAGCAGAACCCGGCCATTGCCAACCTGCTGCTGGCGCCGTACTTTAAGCAGATTGCCGATGAGTATCAGCAGGCGCTGCGTGATGTAGTGGCTTATGCGGTACAGAATGGTATCCCGACCCCGACCTTCTCTGCGGCTATCTCCTACTACGATAGCTATCGCTCTGCCGTGCTGCCGGCCAACCTGATTCAGGCTCAGCGCGACTATTTCGGTGCCCATACCTATAAGCGTACCGATAAAGAGGGCGTGTTCCATACCGAGTGGCTGGAAGATTAA
- a CDS encoding CDP-glycerol glycerophosphotransferase family protein — MNFLSYAFFVLRDTFLSLVSCFIPMNRYRIIFNSTRNVNYNFNSKYLYEFIRNKKDSPFECFFVMNDRDKAEELRSNDNVNVISSRTFYGQFVILTSKIWVCSTLEAPSDTLFKRPGRVVYHLGHGIPLKKIGMAENNISFLRKVNRLLRIRNFTHVTCYSEYFEEVLFNAFNKNNKIEYMPLGQPRNDSVFSNEDNSSLSGFIGSICENEIDSSIKILYCPTWRGYATTKFFPFGDFDLRKLEEHLERNNIFIFLREHPYYKFDLPVGIYELKRVIKFDSTVISDITPFLPLFDKLITDYSSVFIDYFLMKRSVVFIPYDIELYIEKVGFSKNYNEIALGTHVHTFYDLLNALTDCHVYDYTNISGKLNLKSERNCIEHYEKLLKLVSL, encoded by the coding sequence ATGAATTTTCTATCTTATGCTTTTTTTGTCCTTAGAGATACATTTCTATCTCTTGTTTCATGTTTTATTCCAATGAATAGATATAGGATTATATTTAACTCAACGAGGAATGTTAATTATAATTTTAATTCAAAGTATCTTTATGAATTTATCCGTAATAAAAAAGATAGTCCCTTTGAATGTTTTTTTGTTATGAATGACAGGGATAAAGCGGAAGAGCTCCGCAGTAATGATAACGTAAATGTGATTTCTTCTAGAACTTTTTATGGACAATTTGTTATTTTAACTTCAAAGATATGGGTGTGTTCAACTCTTGAAGCTCCCTCCGATACTCTCTTTAAACGGCCAGGAAGAGTGGTTTACCATTTAGGGCATGGTATCCCATTAAAAAAAATTGGCATGGCCGAGAATAATATCTCTTTTTTAAGAAAAGTAAATAGACTGTTACGCATCAGGAATTTTACCCATGTGACTTGTTATTCTGAGTATTTTGAAGAGGTTCTTTTTAACGCATTTAATAAAAACAATAAAATTGAGTATATGCCTCTTGGACAGCCAAGAAATGATAGTGTTTTTTCGAATGAAGATAACTCTTCATTATCTGGCTTTATAGGTAGCATATGTGAAAATGAAATTGATAGCTCTATAAAGATATTATACTGTCCAACATGGAGAGGCTATGCAACAACGAAATTTTTCCCTTTCGGTGACTTTGACTTAAGAAAACTAGAAGAACATTTAGAACGTAATAATATATTTATATTTCTTCGTGAACATCCATATTATAAATTTGATCTTCCTGTCGGTATATATGAATTAAAGCGGGTCATCAAATTTGACTCTACAGTTATTTCTGATATTACTCCTTTTTTACCGTTGTTTGATAAGTTAATAACTGATTATTCAAGTGTATTTATTGACTATTTTTTAATGAAAAGATCAGTAGTATTTATACCATATGACATTGAATTATATATAGAGAAGGTCGGTTTTTCTAAAAATTATAATGAAATTGCACTTGGAACTCATGTGCATACTTTCTATGATTTATTGAATGCTTTAACTGATTGTCATGTCTATGACTACACGAATATTTCCGGGAAACTGAATCTAAAATCAGAAAGGAATTGTATCGAGCATTATGAGAAATTGTTGAAGCTTGTGTCTTTATAG
- a CDS encoding adenylyltransferase/cytidyltransferase family protein, whose amino-acid sequence MKTIITFGTFDVFHVGHVNILERARNLGNKLIVGVSSDKLNYSKKNRYPIYSQDDRIRIVSSLRFVDEVFLEESLDLKDLYIREYNADTLVMGNDWVGRFDWVKEKTGCEVIYLERTPAISTTEVIEIVRKI is encoded by the coding sequence ATGAAAACTATCATTACTTTTGGTACTTTTGATGTATTTCATGTTGGTCACGTTAACATATTAGAAAGAGCCCGCAACCTGGGTAATAAGTTAATTGTTGGGGTGTCATCTGATAAGCTTAATTATAGTAAAAAAAATAGATATCCTATTTACTCACAAGATGATCGAATTCGTATTGTATCATCCTTAAGATTCGTCGATGAAGTTTTTTTGGAAGAGTCTCTGGATCTTAAGGATTTATATATTCGAGAATATAATGCCGACACCCTTGTTATGGGTAATGACTGGGTGGGAAGATTTGATTGGGTCAAGGAAAAAACTGGATGTGAGGTTATCTATTTGGAACGTACTCCGGCTATTTCTACTACAGAAGTAATAGAAATTGTGAGGAAAATATGA